Proteins encoded within one genomic window of Mesobacillus subterraneus:
- a CDS encoding nucleotide excision repair endonuclease, whose protein sequence is MIKIELPAPDVVITRSKQLGEKVEAVISSEYGFTDYHRIPRDKGGIILFFDADDELMYVGKARKLRPRVKKHFEDSVSPIKNHRHEVNKIAVITVVDPIDREIYETFAINTLKAKYNIDKVFYK, encoded by the coding sequence GTGATTAAGATTGAACTACCAGCACCAGATGTAGTCATTACACGAAGCAAGCAATTAGGAGAAAAGGTTGAAGCGGTCATCAGCAGTGAATATGGTTTTACAGATTATCACCGTATCCCAAGGGATAAAGGCGGAATCATATTGTTTTTCGACGCTGACGATGAGTTGATGTACGTAGGGAAGGCACGAAAACTAAGACCTCGCGTTAAGAAACATTTTGAGGATAGCGTTTCCCCTATTAAAAACCACCGTCATGAAGTCAACAAGATCGCTGTCATTACCGTGGTTGATCCGATAGACAGAGAAATTTATGAAACCTTTGCAATCAACACTCTTAAAGCTAAATATAATATCGATAAGGTATTTTATAAATAA
- a CDS encoding sensor histidine kinase, whose amino-acid sequence MIKKFFNSLRSTGISPYIWTILGILPFYFIWQMPTTIGKVVGIILSLLFFLVYWVAFVSKGWTVYLWTCILIGISIASTSLFSYIYFAFFIAYFIGNIKDRLPFLVLYFIHLIGTSIVINFEIVLKEDFFIRQLPIIVIVWIGVILLPFSIHNRNERGELEEKLEDANKRISDLVKIEERQRIARDLHDTLGQKLSLIGLKSDLARKLINKDPELAKEELKDVQQTARTALNEVRKMVAEMRGIRVRDELVHVSQMLKAAEIKFIGDEEEFNLNNVSLLSENILSMCLKEAVTNVVKHSKASICTISIKQTEKELVAEISDNGVGKISDEDLYKGSGLHGMRERLEFVNGTLDIFSEDGTTLLIKIPKVLKQSGREDLI is encoded by the coding sequence ATGATTAAAAAGTTTTTCAATTCGCTTAGAAGTACGGGTATCTCACCTTATATTTGGACGATCCTTGGCATATTGCCTTTTTACTTCATTTGGCAGATGCCAACAACAATCGGAAAAGTGGTAGGTATCATATTGAGCCTATTGTTCTTTCTCGTATACTGGGTGGCTTTTGTCTCAAAAGGCTGGACAGTATATCTATGGACTTGTATATTAATCGGAATTTCTATAGCGTCGACAAGTCTTTTCAGTTATATATATTTTGCGTTTTTTATCGCATATTTTATTGGGAATATCAAAGACAGGCTTCCATTTCTTGTTTTATATTTCATCCATCTTATAGGGACGTCGATCGTCATTAACTTTGAAATTGTCCTCAAGGAAGACTTTTTCATCAGACAGCTGCCAATCATTGTGATTGTATGGATTGGTGTCATACTACTTCCGTTTAGTATCCATAACAGAAATGAAAGAGGAGAACTGGAAGAGAAGCTTGAGGATGCCAACAAACGAATTTCCGATTTGGTAAAAATAGAGGAGCGACAGAGGATTGCCCGTGATTTGCATGATACCCTCGGTCAGAAACTTTCCCTGATAGGACTCAAAAGTGACTTAGCAAGGAAATTAATCAATAAAGATCCAGAGCTGGCAAAAGAAGAACTGAAGGATGTCCAGCAGACGGCGAGAACAGCACTTAACGAAGTAAGAAAAATGGTTGCCGAAATGAGGGGAATCCGGGTCCGTGATGAATTGGTCCATGTCAGCCAAATGTTAAAAGCTGCTGAGATCAAGTTTATCGGGGATGAAGAGGAATTCAATCTCAACAATGTGTCCTTGCTGTCAGAGAATATCCTTAGCATGTGTTTAAAGGAAGCAGTTACGAACGTAGTGAAGCATAGTAAGGCATCAATCTGCACCATCTCCATAAAGCAGACAGAGAAGGAACTGGTTGCAGAAATTAGTGACAATGGGGTCGGGAAAATCTCAGATGAAGATCTATATAAAGGCAGTGGTCTACATGGTATGAGAGAACGTCTTGAGTTCGTGAATGGTACCCTTGATATATTTTCAGAAGACGGCACGACATTATTAATCAAGATACCAAAGGTATTAAAACAATCTGGCAGGGAGGACCTTATATGA
- a CDS encoding DEAD/DEAH box helicase: MNQFRSLGISELLAETLNQHGISKPTSIQEKAIPLLLDGKDVIAQSQTGTGKTFAFVLPILEKIDIEKSNIQALIVTPTRELALQITNEITKLIEGMEGINVLAVYGGQDVESQLKKLKKNIHIVIGTPGRLLDHIRRGTVDFSNAATLVLDEADQMLHIGFLNEVEEIIKQTPKTRQTLLFSATMPDEIKRLAKQHMYKPEYIQVEKTQAPLENIKQIAISTTDRAKQNDLIQSLGLYQPFLGVIFCRTKRRVSKLNDALKANHFNCDELHGDLSQAKREQVMKKFRDAKIQYLIATDVAARGLDVEGVTHVFNYDIPLDTESYIHRIGRTGRAGSEGLALTFYSPKDRPLLDQIETELKIRIEKKNMGNAKKGESETDEYNSGNKSKQRSGDYKGKNTRSRRRDDRKPERDHRGEKIGKEPASRSRAEDRREARYEGPGRRDREQPSPRRERRSYPEGQQISSSRSGGRRMEKPSSRGSEERPRRNTGEKPNQDTLGRERRNYSSPGGRTQKRSGSSNRRSR, translated from the coding sequence TTGAATCAATTTAGATCTTTAGGTATATCAGAACTACTTGCAGAAACGCTTAACCAGCATGGAATTTCGAAACCTACATCAATACAGGAAAAAGCAATACCATTATTGCTTGATGGCAAGGATGTTATTGCACAGTCGCAGACGGGTACAGGGAAAACCTTTGCTTTCGTGCTGCCTATCCTGGAGAAAATCGATATCGAAAAATCAAATATACAGGCATTGATTGTAACACCTACAAGAGAGCTTGCATTACAGATAACGAATGAAATTACCAAACTCATTGAAGGAATGGAAGGAATAAATGTTCTTGCTGTCTATGGAGGTCAGGATGTTGAATCACAGCTGAAAAAACTAAAGAAAAACATCCATATAGTTATTGGTACTCCTGGAAGATTGCTTGACCATATCCGCAGGGGGACTGTTGATTTTTCCAATGCAGCTACTCTTGTACTTGATGAAGCAGATCAAATGCTTCATATCGGTTTCTTGAATGAGGTTGAAGAAATCATTAAACAAACACCTAAAACAAGGCAAACCTTACTCTTTTCAGCGACAATGCCTGATGAAATTAAAAGGCTAGCCAAACAACACATGTATAAACCAGAATATATCCAGGTCGAGAAAACACAGGCCCCATTAGAAAACATCAAACAAATTGCCATAAGTACAACCGACAGGGCCAAACAAAATGATTTAATTCAATCACTTGGATTGTATCAGCCGTTTTTAGGAGTGATTTTCTGCAGGACAAAAAGAAGGGTTAGCAAGTTGAATGACGCTTTGAAAGCGAACCATTTTAACTGTGACGAACTGCATGGAGACCTTTCTCAGGCGAAAAGGGAACAGGTGATGAAAAAGTTCCGTGACGCAAAGATCCAGTATTTGATCGCTACCGATGTCGCGGCAAGGGGTCTGGACGTTGAAGGTGTCACACACGTTTTCAATTATGATATCCCTTTGGATACAGAAAGCTACATCCATCGAATTGGCCGTACGGGCAGGGCAGGCAGTGAAGGGCTTGCTTTAACTTTTTATTCGCCAAAAGATAGACCATTATTGGATCAGATTGAAACAGAGCTAAAAATTAGAATCGAAAAGAAAAACATGGGGAACGCCAAAAAAGGCGAATCTGAAACAGATGAATATAACTCAGGCAATAAAAGCAAACAAAGATCAGGTGATTACAAGGGAAAGAATACCAGATCGAGAAGACGAGATGATAGGAAACCGGAAAGAGACCATCGTGGCGAAAAAATAGGAAAAGAACCCGCTTCCCGGAGCAGGGCTGAAGATAGACGTGAAGCCAGGTACGAGGGGCCAGGACGAAGAGATAGGGAACAACCGTCTCCAAGGCGTGAGCGGAGAAGCTATCCTGAAGGGCAGCAAATAAGTTCCTCTCGTTCAGGTGGAAGAAGAATGGAAAAACCTTCAAGCCGTGGTAGTGAAGAAAGACCAAGAAGAAATACTGGAGAAAAACCAAATCAGGATACGCTAGGCAGAGAGAGAAGGAACTATAGCTCACCTGGAGGCAGAACCCAAAAAAGGAGCGGTTCAAGCAATCGCAGGAGCAGGTAA
- a CDS encoding fatty acid desaturase — MATHNAKELRKQVAPYESSNIKDSIIQIINTVVPFLVLWFLTYQSIEISYLLTIGIAVLAAGFMIRIFIIFHDCTHHSFFKNRTANKVVGTLTGVLTLFPYSQWGHEHSVHHATSSNLDKRGTGDIWVLTVDEYMAAPMWTKLAYRLYRNPLVMFVLGPIYIVLITNRFNRKGARTKERLNTYLTNVLIFGISALLIWAIGWKAFIMVEGPIFFIAGMFGIWLFYVQHTFEDSYFEADKDWEYVRAAVEGSSYYQLPKVLQWITGNIGYHHVHHLSPRVPNYKLEEVHKNTKPLQNVPTITLSTSLTSLKFRLWDERNKQFISFKEMKAYERTNKLTAQTKPEL, encoded by the coding sequence ATGGCAACTCACAACGCAAAGGAACTTAGAAAACAGGTCGCCCCTTATGAAAGTTCTAACATTAAAGATAGTATCATTCAAATAATCAATACGGTCGTTCCATTTTTAGTTTTATGGTTTTTGACCTACCAAAGCATCGAGATTTCTTATTTGTTAACTATTGGAATCGCTGTTCTTGCAGCTGGTTTCATGATCAGGATCTTCATTATCTTCCATGATTGTACGCACCATTCATTTTTCAAGAATCGTACAGCGAACAAAGTGGTTGGTACGCTCACAGGAGTATTGACATTGTTCCCTTATAGCCAGTGGGGACATGAACATTCTGTGCACCACGCAACGAGCAGCAACTTGGACAAGCGTGGGACAGGGGACATCTGGGTCCTGACAGTCGATGAATATATGGCTGCCCCTATGTGGACGAAACTCGCATACAGACTCTACCGTAACCCATTGGTGATGTTTGTACTTGGGCCGATTTATATTGTTTTGATTACGAACCGTTTTAATCGAAAAGGTGCAAGGACTAAGGAGCGCTTGAACACCTATCTAACGAATGTGCTGATTTTTGGAATTTCTGCTCTATTGATTTGGGCAATTGGCTGGAAGGCATTCATAATGGTTGAAGGACCTATCTTCTTTATTGCAGGTATGTTTGGCATTTGGCTATTCTATGTACAGCATACATTCGAAGATTCATATTTCGAGGCTGATAAGGATTGGGAATACGTGAGAGCTGCGGTAGAAGGAAGTTCATATTATCAGCTTCCTAAGGTACTACAATGGATAACTGGCAACATCGGATACCACCATGTACACCATTTAAGCCCGAGGGTTCCCAATTATAAACTTGAAGAAGTCCACAAGAATACGAAGCCTTTGCAGAATGTCCCGACCATAACACTTTCTACAAGCTTAACATCATTGAAATTCCGTTTATGGGATGAACGGAATAAGCAGTTTATCAGCTTCAAGGAAATGAAGGCATATGAGCGAACAAATAAATTGACGGCTCAGACGAAGCCAGAACTATAA
- the queC gene encoding 7-cyano-7-deazaguanine synthase QueC — protein sequence MKNEKAVVVFSGGQDSTTCLFWAMKEFGEVEAVTFDYNQRHRTEIRCAEEIASELGIKHHVLDMSLLNQLAPNALTRSDIDVKDGEDGELPSTFVPGRNLLFLSFAGVLASQVKAKHIVTGVCETDFSGYPDCRDVFIKSLNVTINLSMDENFVIHTPLMWLNKSQTWKLADDLDAFEFVRSRTLTCYNGVIADGCGSCPACKLRKRGLDEFLEGNLDT from the coding sequence ATGAAAAATGAAAAAGCCGTTGTCGTATTCAGCGGCGGACAGGATAGTACGACTTGCCTGTTTTGGGCTATGAAGGAATTTGGAGAGGTTGAAGCAGTCACTTTCGATTACAACCAGCGTCATCGGACTGAAATACGATGTGCAGAAGAAATTGCAAGCGAGCTTGGCATTAAGCATCATGTTCTTGACATGAGTCTGCTAAACCAACTAGCTCCTAACGCACTTACTCGAAGTGATATCGATGTAAAGGATGGGGAAGACGGAGAACTGCCATCAACATTTGTGCCGGGGAGGAATCTATTGTTTTTATCCTTTGCTGGAGTTCTTGCAAGCCAAGTGAAAGCAAAGCACATCGTAACAGGTGTTTGCGAAACGGACTTCAGCGGCTATCCAGATTGCAGGGACGTGTTCATAAAATCATTGAATGTAACTATTAACCTATCAATGGACGAGAACTTTGTCATTCATACACCATTAATGTGGCTGAATAAGTCACAAACTTGGAAGCTGGCTGATGATTTAGACGCTTTTGAATTTGTCAGGTCAAGAACACTGACTTGCTATAACGGAGTCATTGCAGATGGCTGTGGTAGCTGTCCGGCCTGTAAGTTACGAAAAAGAGGGCTGGATGAGTTCCTCGAAGGAAATCTTGATACCTAA
- a CDS encoding response regulator transcription factor, translating to MIRIVIAEDQRMLLGALGSLLSLEDDMEVVGKASNGEEAVALAKELKPDICVMDIEMPGKTGLEAAEELKGLGCKVIILTTFARSGYFQRALKAGVSGYLLKDSPSEELASSIRSVMRGRRVYAPELMDDVYSEENPLTEREMEVLELVADGKNTKEIAGQLSITTGTVRNYISTILDKLQVTNRIEAITQSKEKGWFK from the coding sequence ATGATTCGGATTGTCATTGCTGAGGACCAGCGCATGCTGTTGGGGGCATTAGGCTCCCTTTTGAGTCTTGAGGATGATATGGAAGTTGTGGGAAAGGCGAGCAATGGGGAAGAAGCTGTCGCGCTTGCCAAAGAGCTCAAGCCGGACATCTGTGTGATGGATATTGAAATGCCGGGTAAAACCGGACTGGAAGCAGCTGAAGAATTGAAGGGATTGGGATGCAAAGTTATAATTCTAACAACGTTTGCGCGCTCTGGATATTTTCAGCGAGCGCTAAAAGCTGGTGTGAGCGGATATTTGCTTAAAGATAGTCCGTCTGAGGAGCTTGCAAGCTCGATTCGCAGTGTGATGAGGGGCAGGCGAGTATATGCACCTGAACTTATGGACGATGTATACAGCGAAGAAAATCCACTGACTGAACGTGAAATGGAAGTGCTTGAACTAGTAGCCGATGGAAAAAATACGAAGGAAATTGCGGGGCAGCTAAGCATTACAACAGGTACAGTAAGAAATTATATTTCAACGATCTTGGATAAGCTTCAAGTTACCAACAGGATTGAAGCAATTACACAATCAAAGGAAAAAGGCTGGTTTAAGTAG
- a CDS encoding GNAT family N-acetyltransferase, with amino-acid sequence MKIKDIYGSLPQLETERLILRKISLEDIDDIHTYASNPEVAKYVFWGEHETRAATEEYVKMILGLYEEGKIAPWGIHHKEDNKLIGTVDYVSWQPQHKTAEIGYALSMDYWGKGIATEAAKELIRFGMNEMDLVRIQAKSLVENRGSERVMEKAGLEFEGILRKFIYIKGAHYDVKMYAIIKEDA; translated from the coding sequence TTGAAAATAAAAGATATATATGGAAGTCTGCCGCAGCTTGAAACGGAACGATTGATATTAAGAAAAATCAGTCTAGAAGATATTGATGATATACATACTTATGCTTCCAACCCTGAGGTAGCAAAATATGTTTTTTGGGGAGAGCATGAAACAAGAGCAGCGACCGAGGAGTATGTGAAAATGATTCTTGGTCTTTATGAGGAAGGGAAAATCGCTCCATGGGGCATCCACCATAAAGAGGACAACAAACTTATTGGCACTGTTGACTATGTGTCCTGGCAGCCTCAGCATAAAACTGCAGAAATCGGTTATGCACTATCAATGGACTATTGGGGGAAAGGGATTGCTACCGAGGCAGCTAAAGAACTGATCAGGTTTGGAATGAATGAAATGGACCTTGTTAGGATACAGGCAAAAAGCCTTGTGGAAAATAGAGGTTCAGAGCGTGTAATGGAGAAGGCTGGATTGGAATTCGAAGGCATTTTAAGGAAATTCATCTATATTAAAGGTGCTCATTATGACGTTAAAATGTATGCAATCATAAAAGAAGACGCTTAA
- a CDS encoding IS1182 family transposase, which yields MMSMQQSIKLSPYMGLYDLIVPMDNMLRQINDLVDFTFVYEELKDKYCLDNARNAIDPIRMFKYLLLKTIHDLSDVDIVERSKYDMSFKYFLDMTPEEEVIDPSSLTKFRKLRLKDINLLDLLINKTVEIALEKEIIKSKSIIVDATHTKARYNQMKPKEILMERSKKLRKAIYQIDESMRSKFPSKTKTDVLEDEIAYSQKLIEVIEKEVTLIQYPVVKEQLNLLKETVADDLEQIKCSKDHDAKVGHKTADSSFFGYKTHLAMSEERIITAAVITTGEKNDGKQLQTLIEKSEEAGIQVETVIGDAAYSEKDNIKYSKTNKINLVAKLNPSVTQGFRTKEDEFEFNKDAGMYVCKAGHLAIRKARTGKKNTGRNQVETYYFDIEKCKRCPFRAGCYKEGAKSKTYSVSLKSTEYLDQAEFQESEYFKQKSKERYKIEAKNSELKHRHGYDVATSSGLIGMEMQGAMSIFTVNLKRILKLKGQQ from the coding sequence ATGATGTCAATGCAACAATCAATCAAACTAAGTCCTTATATGGGTCTCTATGACCTTATCGTGCCAATGGATAATATGTTGCGCCAGATTAATGATCTGGTTGACTTTACTTTTGTTTATGAAGAGCTCAAGGATAAGTATTGCCTTGATAACGCCAGGAACGCAATCGATCCCATTCGTATGTTCAAATATCTATTATTAAAAACCATCCATGACCTTTCGGACGTGGATATTGTTGAGCGTTCGAAGTATGATATGTCGTTTAAATATTTTCTGGACATGACTCCAGAAGAGGAAGTTATAGACCCGAGCTCCCTGACCAAATTCCGTAAATTGAGGTTAAAGGATATTAACCTCCTGGATTTACTTATTAATAAAACGGTGGAGATTGCTTTAGAAAAAGAGATCATCAAAAGCAAGTCCATTATTGTTGATGCCACTCATACAAAAGCCCGTTATAATCAGATGAAACCAAAGGAAATCCTGATGGAGCGTTCCAAGAAGCTAAGGAAGGCAATTTACCAAATCGATGAATCCATGAGGTCCAAATTTCCTTCCAAGACAAAGACTGATGTGTTGGAGGATGAAATTGCCTATTCACAGAAACTCATTGAAGTGATTGAAAAGGAAGTGACCCTGATTCAATACCCGGTAGTAAAAGAACAGCTGAACCTATTGAAAGAGACGGTCGCAGATGACCTCGAACAGATCAAATGCTCAAAGGATCATGATGCGAAAGTGGGACACAAGACGGCAGATTCCTCTTTCTTTGGATACAAGACCCACCTGGCAATGAGCGAGGAACGAATCATTACGGCAGCTGTTATTACGACAGGCGAGAAAAACGATGGCAAGCAACTTCAAACCCTTATTGAGAAAAGCGAAGAAGCAGGTATACAGGTTGAGACTGTGATCGGCGATGCGGCGTATTCAGAAAAAGACAATATTAAGTACAGTAAAACAAACAAAATCAACTTGGTCGCAAAATTGAATCCAAGTGTTACCCAGGGATTCCGCACAAAGGAAGACGAATTCGAATTTAATAAGGACGCTGGGATGTATGTCTGTAAAGCAGGACACCTCGCAATCAGAAAGGCTCGCACCGGAAAGAAAAACACTGGAAGGAATCAGGTGGAAACCTATTATTTTGATATTGAAAAATGCAAGCGATGTCCATTTAGGGCTGGATGTTATAAAGAAGGAGCGAAGAGTAAGACATATTCTGTTTCTTTAAAGTCAACTGAGTACCTAGACCAGGCAGAGTTTCAGGAAAGTGAATACTTTAAGCAGAAGTCCAAGGAGCGCTATAAGATTGAAGCGAAGAATAGCGAGTTAAAACACAGACACGGGTATGATGTTGCCACATCCTCGGGTCTAATTGGCATGGAAATGCAAGGCGCCATGTCCATTTTCACGGTCAATTTAAAGAGAATTTTAAAACTGAAAGGGCAACAATAG
- a CDS encoding DUF4023 domain-containing protein produces MENTHEFVQKLHDKQKKDEQNRKRQGKENPSDKLPNKQH; encoded by the coding sequence ATGGAGAATACCCACGAATTTGTTCAAAAACTGCACGATAAACAGAAGAAAGATGAACAAAACAGAAAACGTCAGGGAAAAGAAAATCCGAGTGATAAGCTTCCAAATAAACAACATTAA
- a CDS encoding SDR family oxidoreductase, whose product MKTAIVTGSSSGFGELIAVELAKSGFQVIATMRNLYKKEHLLKLAAAESVTDNITIFPLDVTMEESIEKYKVFVESLVSVDVLVNNAGYAHGGFSEELTVDDYRRQFETNFFGVIAVTQAVLPVMRRQGSGKIINMSSISGRFGFPGLSPYVSSKHALEGYSESLRLELKPFGIDVVLVEPGSYKTNIWQSIENVSLPNDSPYYLLKDSIMKTLTAEQDSYGDPLDVARLAVTIASNESSPNLRYPIGKGVKTMIQLKNYFPWKTIERIVLKKLKL is encoded by the coding sequence TTGAAAACAGCCATTGTAACTGGCTCCTCTAGCGGGTTTGGTGAATTGATCGCGGTCGAATTGGCTAAATCAGGTTTCCAGGTGATCGCAACAATGCGAAACCTCTATAAAAAAGAACACCTGCTAAAACTTGCTGCCGCTGAAAGTGTGACAGATAACATAACCATTTTTCCATTGGATGTTACGATGGAAGAATCAATCGAGAAATACAAAGTGTTTGTAGAATCCCTTGTGTCTGTAGATGTGCTCGTCAACAATGCGGGATATGCTCATGGTGGATTTTCTGAGGAACTCACAGTCGATGATTATCGAAGGCAATTTGAAACGAACTTTTTTGGCGTTATTGCTGTTACACAGGCTGTCCTTCCTGTCATGCGCAGGCAGGGATCAGGTAAAATTATCAATATGAGCAGCATCAGCGGCAGATTTGGATTCCCCGGATTGTCTCCCTACGTTTCTTCTAAACATGCTCTTGAAGGTTATAGTGAAAGCTTAAGGCTCGAACTCAAGCCTTTTGGGATTGATGTGGTTCTTGTCGAGCCGGGTTCTTATAAAACAAATATTTGGCAAAGCATCGAAAATGTATCACTGCCAAATGATTCACCATATTACTTGCTCAAGGATTCAATAATGAAAACATTAACAGCCGAGCAAGATTCCTATGGAGATCCACTAGATGTTGCCAGGCTTGCAGTGACGATTGCTTCAAATGAAAGCTCACCAAACCTAAGGTACCCCATTGGAAAAGGTGTCAAGACCATGATTCAATTAAAAAACTATTTCCCTTGGAAAACCATTGAAAGAATCGTTTTGAAAAAATTAAAGTTATAA
- a CDS encoding VUT family protein: protein MRIFLYLISIVTANVITAALAPLQFGMFIVPMGTLLIGATFIFRDLVQNKYGRAKTYMFIGLALVLSAIVSYILGDTLTIVFASALSFAVAETTDTEIYTRLKLPMSWRIFYSGLVGGLLDSVIFVVIGLSPLGANFLPWEAVPAAILGQVIVKTIIQGIGAILLNPINNIFNNKAMTH from the coding sequence ATGAGAATCTTTTTATACTTAATTTCAATTGTTACTGCCAATGTGATTACAGCTGCTCTTGCGCCACTTCAATTTGGAATGTTCATTGTGCCGATGGGGACATTGCTGATAGGGGCTACATTCATTTTCCGTGACCTTGTGCAGAATAAGTACGGCCGGGCGAAAACTTATATGTTCATCGGTTTGGCGCTCGTTCTTTCTGCTATTGTTTCGTATATACTAGGAGATACACTTACGATCGTTTTTGCTTCGGCATTGAGTTTTGCTGTTGCTGAGACGACTGATACTGAAATTTACACGAGGCTTAAGCTTCCAATGAGCTGGAGAATCTTCTACAGCGGATTAGTTGGCGGCCTCCTGGATTCAGTCATCTTTGTCGTAATCGGGCTAAGTCCATTAGGAGCAAACTTCCTTCCGTGGGAAGCTGTTCCTGCAGCGATTTTAGGCCAGGTTATTGTTAAAACCATCATCCAGGGAATTGGCGCAATACTGCTTAACCCTATTAACAACATTTTCAATAATAAAGCAATGACACACTAG
- a CDS encoding LacI family DNA-binding transcriptional regulator has product MSYTIKDVAKNANVSIATVSRVLNGQGGYSKATEEKVLLSIKVLGYQPNAFARGLISNKSNTVGIIFPEVSSQFSSKILRGVEEAAHRLNSSVIVCNTASHGQRTMKYLQLLTEKRVDGILFVSELITEEYYKKLESMEIPVVLISTESYQYSLPYIKVDDKHAAFTATDYLIKMGHSKIGMISGNRDDIIAGQPRIDGYKQALAQRGLDINSEHIIHSQGFSFKDGFIGLPKLLEQFPDLTAVFAASDSLALGAISSAYKLGIKIPDQLSIIGYDNLPIAEMAIPPLTTVAQPLEEMGLIAADMLFTMMNQGRKVESRIMSHTVIERESVKKLN; this is encoded by the coding sequence ATGAGTTATACAATAAAGGACGTTGCAAAAAATGCAAATGTCTCGATTGCTACTGTTTCAAGGGTCTTAAATGGTCAGGGAGGGTATTCTAAAGCAACTGAAGAAAAAGTTCTTCTTTCGATAAAAGTGCTAGGTTACCAGCCAAACGCATTTGCCCGCGGTTTAATCAGTAATAAATCCAATACAGTAGGAATTATTTTCCCTGAGGTTTCGAGCCAATTTTCTTCAAAGATCCTTCGAGGTGTTGAAGAAGCTGCGCATCGTTTAAATTCAAGTGTGATTGTCTGCAATACGGCTTCGCATGGACAGAGAACGATGAAGTACTTGCAGCTATTAACCGAAAAAAGGGTGGACGGTATACTGTTTGTCAGTGAATTGATAACCGAAGAGTATTATAAAAAGCTAGAGTCCATGGAGATACCGGTTGTCCTTATCTCGACGGAATCGTATCAATACTCTTTGCCTTACATTAAAGTTGATGATAAGCATGCAGCGTTCACTGCGACTGATTATTTGATAAAAATGGGGCATAGTAAAATCGGAATGATCAGCGGAAATAGAGATGACATAATTGCTGGCCAACCGCGAATAGACGGCTATAAACAAGCGTTGGCTCAAAGAGGACTGGACATAAATAGTGAACATATAATCCATTCACAAGGTTTCTCGTTTAAAGATGGTTTCATTGGTTTGCCGAAACTCCTTGAGCAATTTCCTGATTTGACAGCTGTCTTTGCCGCCAGCGATTCATTGGCACTGGGGGCGATATCTTCTGCTTATAAGCTTGGCATTAAAATACCGGATCAACTCTCCATAATCGGCTATGATAACTTGCCAATTGCTGAGATGGCGATTCCCCCGCTTACAACAGTAGCTCAGCCCTTGGAAGAAATGGGGTTGATTGCAGCAGATATGCTATTTACGATGATGAACCAGGGCAGAAAAGTAGAAAGCAGGATTATGTCTCACACTGTCATCGAACGGGAAAGTGTGAAAAAATTAAATTAA
- a CDS encoding histidine phosphatase family protein — protein MKIGLLRHFKVTLGYPRKLVTSQELLSWQQEYNESKIEEVVIDHQGQKWSKCYSSDLERAKITASRAFKGNIIFLEDLREMSLYPVVKTQMRLPLWLHVTLIRLAWFLGHNSQKESKKEVIRRINKVLDEALVHDEDILIVGHGGIMMFMRKELLKRGFSGSKFNRPENATVYIFDNE, from the coding sequence TTGAAAATCGGATTGTTACGGCATTTTAAAGTGACATTGGGTTATCCACGTAAGCTTGTCACTTCTCAGGAGCTTCTTAGTTGGCAGCAGGAGTATAATGAATCCAAAATCGAGGAAGTGGTGATAGATCATCAGGGACAAAAGTGGAGCAAATGTTACTCAAGTGATTTAGAGAGAGCGAAGATTACGGCATCCAGGGCTTTTAAAGGAAATATTATTTTTTTGGAGGACTTGCGTGAGATGTCTCTTTACCCAGTCGTCAAAACTCAAATGCGGCTTCCTCTCTGGCTCCATGTCACTTTAATAAGACTTGCTTGGTTTTTGGGACACAATTCACAAAAGGAAAGTAAAAAAGAAGTCATTAGGCGGATTAACAAGGTTTTGGATGAAGCGTTAGTACATGATGAAGATATTTTGATTGTAGGTCACGGAGGAATAATGATGTTCATGAGGAAGGAGTTACTTAAAAGAGGTTTTTCAGGCTCGAAATTTAACAGGCCTGAAAATGCCACAGTTTATATTTTTGATAATGAATAA